In a genomic window of Diadema setosum chromosome 3, eeDiaSeto1, whole genome shotgun sequence:
- the LOC140246930 gene encoding galanin receptor 2a-like, with protein sequence MATYPRSYPPIGATTDATDVMATIVVGSSEVFPPSTITSGCCDLAEIGDVTTTERTRVAAELPRRMWTVHALHWEWWTIIQALSAGSGIVGNLLVIAVIFRIKFIGSSSSTDTLIGALAVADFLTSVFLIPIPTVSNIPSTFLGEIYCKVVYTARCMWISVSASIFTLTAISVERFVAVTFPIKFRVLFNQKRTNLAIILIWSLACLLNSFAFFIFHVDSDTASCVIRFPTKNGPEILGISSYIFVLILPIIVMLVAQCLTVHALHLESMHFVGNTGLPKPRVRLLQAKRRVIKLILIINVTFIVCWTPNQTMYLAFNLGLLPESYLYGALDRGLVVLAFANSCANPIIYGLQNPRFRSAVGKFWTSAPRERMPVFG encoded by the coding sequence ATGGCGACCTATCCTCGCAGCTATCCTCCAATAGGTGCTACAACCGATGCTACAGATGTAATGGCCACTATCGTTGTAGGAAGCTCGGAAGTGTTTCCGCCTTCGACAATCACTTCCGGTTGTTGCGACCTGGCAGAAATTGGCGACGTCACAACGACAGAGCGGACACGTGTTGCAGCTGAGCTGCCGAGAAGAATGTGGACAGTGCACGCACTGCACTGGGAGTGGTGGACCATCATTCAGGCATTATCGGCCGGGTCGGGTATCGTGGGTAACCTGCTAGTCATAGCGGTAATCTTCCGCATTAAGTTCATAGGGAGTTCCAGCTCAACCGACACACTGATAGGAGCGCTTGCAGTGGCAGATTTTCTGACCTCCGTCTTCTTAATTCCTATCCCTACCGTCAGTAACATCCCGTCCACGTTTCTGGGAGAAATCTACTGCAAAGTGGTTTACACTGCCCGCTGCATGTGGATCTCTGTGTCTGCATCAATCTTTACCCTCACCGCGATATCAGTCGAGCGGTTCGTTGCTGTCACCTTCCCGATCAAGTTCCGGGTCCTCTTTAACCAGAAACGCACGAACTTGGCTATCATTCTTATCTGGTCCTTAGCTTGCCTGCTTAACAGCTtcgcatttttcatttttcacgtTGATTCCGACACTGCCTCGTGCGTCATCCGATTTCCCACGAAGAACGGTCCGGAGATCCTCGGCATATCTTCGTACATCTTCGTACTGATTCTGCCCATAATCGTCATGCTGGTGGCGCAGTGTCTCACGGTACACGCCTTGCACCTCGAGTCCATGCACTTCGTTGGCAACACTGGCCTACCTAAGCCGAGGGTCCGACTGCTGCAAGCCAAACGACGCGTCATCAAactcatcctcatcatcaacGTCACTTTCATCGTTTGCTGGACGCCGAACCAGACGATGTACCTCGCTTTCAATCTGGGTCTCCTGCCAGAGTCCTATCTCTACGGCGCCCTCGATCGCGGATTGGTCGTCCTGGCGTTCGCCAACAGCTGCGCTAATCCCATTATCTACGGGTTGCAGAACCCAAGATTCCGTTCAGCCGTCGGCAAGTTTTGGACGTCGGCGCCAAGGGAGCGAATGCCAGTGTTTGGATAG